Proteins encoded by one window of candidate division WOR-3 bacterium:
- a CDS encoding MFS transporter, with the protein MNTIKIDLDKISSSIKINFRLIFRAFQYRNYRLYFAGQGISLIGSWMQSIALSWLVYRLTNSAFLLGLVRFSGEIPIFIFTPLAGVIIDRWERRKILIITQILALLQALVLSILVLTHSITIWQIIILSIIMGIINSFDMPGRQSFVIEMVDKKEDLGNAIALNSSMFNLARLIGPSLAGILIATVGEGICFLVNSISYLSAILALIAMKLNRKATINQGKNVFIELRQGAKYVLGFTPIRYILTLIITVSLLGTPYVVLLPIFAKTILKGGPQTLGFLMAGAGIGALIGALYLASQKTVVGLGKIIPIATTIFGIGLLVMSRSHIFQLSLVMMLFIGFGMMVQMASSNTFLQTIVDDDKRGRVMSFYTLAFMGTMPLGSLLAGFLASKIGAQNTVLIGGLVSIVSAIIFAQKLPYLRTIIRPIYQKMGILPEVTTGIQTATNLQTPPED; encoded by the coding sequence ATGAATACGATAAAAATTGATTTGGACAAAATCAGTTCCAGCATCAAAATTAATTTTCGATTAATCTTCCGAGCATTCCAATATCGCAACTACCGATTATATTTTGCGGGTCAGGGAATCTCTTTAATCGGAAGTTGGATGCAAAGCATTGCCTTAAGTTGGCTGGTCTACCGTCTAACCAATTCGGCATTTTTACTCGGATTAGTTCGCTTCAGTGGTGAAATACCGATATTTATTTTCACCCCTTTGGCTGGTGTCATCATCGACCGGTGGGAACGGAGAAAAATTCTGATTATCACGCAAATCTTAGCATTATTGCAAGCCTTAGTCCTATCAATTTTAGTGCTAACTCATTCCATTACCATTTGGCAGATTATTATATTGAGTATCATAATGGGAATAATCAACTCATTTGATATGCCGGGCAGACAATCATTCGTCATTGAGATGGTCGATAAAAAAGAAGATTTAGGTAACGCTATTGCCTTAAACTCATCGATGTTCAATTTAGCGCGCTTAATTGGACCGTCATTGGCGGGCATATTAATTGCAACTGTTGGTGAAGGTATCTGTTTTCTTGTCAATAGTATCAGTTACCTTTCCGCAATCTTGGCATTAATTGCAATGAAACTTAATCGCAAAGCAACCATCAACCAAGGCAAAAATGTTTTTATAGAATTACGCCAAGGCGCAAAATATGTGTTGGGTTTTACGCCAATTCGTTATATTTTGACTCTTATCATTACAGTCAGTTTATTGGGAACACCTTATGTAGTTTTACTGCCAATATTTGCCAAAACAATTCTCAAAGGCGGACCGCAGACACTTGGTTTCTTAATGGCTGGTGCTGGTATTGGTGCTTTAATTGGCGCATTATATCTTGCCTCGCAAAAGACGGTTGTCGGCCTGGGCAAAATCATTCCGATTGCCACAACAATCTTTGGAATTGGTTTACTCGTTATGTCCCGTTCTCATATCTTTCAATTATCATTAGTAATGATGTTATTTATTGGTTTCGGAATGATGGTTCAGATGGCATCAAGTAATACCTTTTTACAAACCATTGTTGACGACGATAAGCGCGGTAGAGTAATGAGTTTTTACACCTTAGCCTTTATGGGCACAATGCCTTTAGGCAGTTTATTGGCTGGATTTTTAGCAAGTAAAATCGGTGCCCAAAACACGGTATTAATTGGAGGTTTGGTTTCAATAGTCTCGGCAATAATCTTTGCTCAAAAATTACCTTATTTAAGAACAATTATCCGCCCAATCTATCAAAAAATGGGCATCTTACCCGAAGTTACAACCGGCATCCAAACCGCAACTAATCTCCAAACTCCGCCTGAAGATT